The following coding sequences lie in one Brettanomyces bruxellensis chromosome 6, complete sequence genomic window:
- a CDS encoding uncharacterized protein (SECRETED:SignalP(1-21)~BUSCO:EOG09260B3X~CAZy:GH31): protein MYFWSVHLFILLLLAFEQCYAVKDYLFKKCGQSGFCNRNRHFASEVEGLGDKYNSHYSVDISCLDINDADGIVRGVLLKQLNDGTFVDLNFNLTLINNNDLRLRIDEANREERIGTNVTSPVTKKRYDEASKWSFVNSTSIRSSSFKHTLGSDKLTLQYGGHYKTDVILYPFQIYMYYDENLQLVVNDRNFLNIEHYRTKESEEDENSNDIAPEESKYNAYHDDFKDSKGDTLPLGPESVALDFTYQNYTDVYGIPEHADSLSLKDTTDGEPYRLYNVDIFEYPVEQKYAMYGSIPFMMSVKPDTAIGVFWVNSADTYIDIKKHLAEKQGNDTEKLVDSLKSYESSVDKVQTHWMSENGVLDVVLFVKPTPAEVLKEYGLLTGYSALPNIFSLGYHQSRWNYNDQKDVLDVSSHLDQNQMPCDAIWLDIEYTEKKKYFTWDPHAFPNSDEMAATLNKTGRNLVVIIDPHLKTGYKVSDGVIKDKIGIMKSDLKEIYKGQCWPGESVWIDTLNPASNDYWNKQFANGTDLLKYSTNIYLWNDMNEPSVFDGPETSAPKDLIHYGNWEHRSVHNLYGMTFHEATYGALIARNPHLRPFILTRSFFSGSQRTSTMWTGDNTASWEYLRESIRMILALNIAGFPFAGSDVGGFFENPDEELLTRWYQAGIWYPFFRAHSHIDSRRREPYLAEEPYKSYISDALKLRYKLLPIMYTLFYRTSVSGSPVLKPMFYEYPGNKKSYSIDDQFFLSDLLVRPVMEQNQHRIKLYLPDDKKYYNFFNLDQVLSGEGYHYNVSAEINEIPAFLREGSILPTKQRYRRSSKLMTYDPYTLYVTIDSSGKSANGELYIDDGKSFDYLDSEDFILLNFTVENGDTLSSKVIGGSSSKPFTSSLSEVKIEKILIAGADDERMEAAQVEQEGKIWSSDIEKNDNSSVLSIRNPAVAINKQWTIRF from the coding sequence ATGTACTTTTGGAGTGTACATCTGTTCATTCTCTTACTACTGGCATTTGAGCAGTGCTATGCAGTTAAGGATTatctttttaaaaaatgcGGGCAGTCCGGCTTTTGCAACCGAAACAGACACTTTGCTTCAGAAGTTGAAGGGTTGGGCGATAAGTACAACTCACATTATTCAGTTGATATCTCATGTCTTGATATAAATGATGCCGATGGAATTGTTAGAGGTGTCTTACTCAAGCAGTTGAACGATGGAACTTTTGTCGATCTAAACTTCAATTTAACCCTCATAAACAACAATGATCTACGACTAAGAATTGACGAGGCAAATAGAGAAGAGAGGATCGGTACAAATGTGACTTCTCCTGTTACCAAAAAGAGATATGATGAAGCTTCAAAATGGTCTTTTGTCAATAGCACATCAATTAGATCAAGCTCATTCAAGCACACTTTGGGCAGCGATAAGCTTACTTTACAGTATGGGGGTCATTATAAGACTGATGTTATTCTCTACCCATTTCAGATTTACATGTACTATGATGAAAACCTTCAGCTAGTGGTCAATGATCGAAACTTTCTCAATATAGAACACTATAGGACAAAGGAAAGcgaagaagatgagaatTCAAACGATATTGCACCAGAAGAGTCGAAATATAATGCATATCATGATGACTTCAAGGATTCAAAGGGGGATACACTACCTTTAGGTCCGGAGTCTGTGGCATTAGACTTTACGTATCAAAACTATACAGATGTCTACGGTATTCCTGAACATGCAGACTCTCTTTCATTAAAGGATACAACTGATGGCGAGCCATATCGTCTCTACAATGTCgatatttttgaatatcCCGTTGAGCAAAAATATGCCATGTATGGTTCAATTCCTTTCATGATGTCTGTGAAGCCAGATACGGCTATCGGTGTCTTTTGGGTCAATAGCGCTGATACTTACATTGACATCAAAAAGCATCTTGCTGAAAAGCAGGGAAACGATACTGAGAAACTTGTCGATTCGTTGAAAAGTTACGAATCAAGTGTAGACAAGGTTCAGACTCACTGGATGTCTGAAAATGGTGTATTGGATGTAGTTTTATTTGTGAAGCCGACCCCGGCAGAGGTTTTGAAAGAATACGGATTGCTAACAGGTTATTCCGCATTACCTAATATCTTTTCCCTTGGCTATCATCAATCCAGATGGAACTATAATGACCAAAAAGACGTTCTAGATGTGTCTTCACATCTAGATCAGAATCAAATGCCATGCGATGCCATCTGGTTGGATATCGAGTATacggaaaaaaagaaatacttCACCTGGGATCCTCACGCTTTTCCAAATTCGGACGAAATGGCCGCTACCTTGAATAAAACAGGAAGAAACTTGGTTGTCATCATTGATCCACATCTCAAGACCGGTTACAAGGTTAGTGATGGCGTAATAAAGGACAAAATAGGCATAATGAAGTCTGATCTGAAGGAAATATACAAAGGTCAGTGTTGGCCTGGTGAGTCTGTCTGGATAGATACTCTCAATCCTGCATCAAATGACTACTGGAACAAGCAGTTTGCAAATGGTACAGATCTCTTGAAATATAGCACGAACATTTATCTTTGGAATGACATGAATGAGCCATCTGTTTTTGATGGTCCCGAAACAAGTGCTCCAAAAGATCTTATTCATTATGGTAATTGGGAACATCGTTCTGTTCATAATCTTTATGGTATGACTTTTCATGAGGCCACGTATGGGGCACTTATTGCCAGAAATCCACACCTAAGACCTTTCATTCTTACTcgttctttcttttctggctCCCAGCGAACTTCCACAATGTGGACTGGTGATAATACAGCCAGTTGGGAATATCTCCGTGAATCGATTCGAATGATTTTGGCACTAAACATTGCTGGTTTCCCATTTGCTGGCTCTGATGTCGGTGGCTTTTTCGAAAACCCCGATGAAGAGCTACTAACCAGATGGTATCAAGCTGGTATATGGTACCCATTCTTCAGGGCACATTCACACATTGACTCTAGAAGAAGAGAGCCATATTTGGCTGAGGAGCCATATAAAAGCTATATATCCGATGCACTCAAACTTAGATACAAACTTTTGCCTATCATGTACACGTTGTTTTATCGGACTTCCGTTTCAGGTTCCCCTGTTTTGAAACCAATGTTTTATGAATATCCTGGCAATAAAAAGTCATACAGCATTGATGATCAGTTCTTCCTTTCGGATCTTCTTGTGAGGCCTGTTATGGAGCAGAATCAGCATAGAATTAAGCTATATCTTCCGGATGATAAGAAATACTACAATTTCTTCAACCTGGACCAAGTGTTGTCCGGAGAAGGTTATCATTACAATGTCTCTGCTGAGATAAATGAGATTCCTGCTTTCTTGAGGGAGGGATCAATCCTACCTACAAAGCAGAGATATAGAAGAAGCTCCAAACTCATGACCTATGACCCTTACACTTTATATGTGACAATAGATTCAAGTGGTAAGTCAGCAAATGGTGAGCTTTACATCGATGATGGTAAGAGCTTTGACTATCTGGATAGCGAAGACTTCATACTTCTAAACTTTACTGTTGAAAATGGTGACACGCTTTCTTCTAAAGTGATAGGTGGAAGTTCTTCAAAGCCTTTTACCAGTTCTTTGTCGGAGGTGAAAATCGAAAAGATTCTTATTGCAGGTGCCGATGATGAGCGCATGGAAGCTGCTCAAGTAGAACAAGAGGGGAAGATCTGGTCCTCggatattgaaaagaatgataaCTCGTCGGTTTTATCCATCAGAAATCCTGCAGTTGCAATCAACAAACAATGGACGATTAGGTTCTGA